One stretch of Corallococcus soli DNA includes these proteins:
- a CDS encoding aspartyl/asparaginyl beta-hydroxylase domain-containing protein, with amino-acid sequence MNFYPKHLFPFTQELEANYPAIRAEAERQIEARFKPYAYSDVYTAGWTTLDLLYHDNRLDVRNRPRFTVSDCTDPLQLFTVLLGDPTSFESGLLQARLGEETMRELSSYTSPHDCTPSMIDRLVAGMNAVVADAGFFVEHQRRLTLDDRAPRSRERLAKLLAAGRLVQRDGQYALGRVEDDEAREQLRWLHVAVLEEVVYPSFLKKGGLTEFKDVTDACPVTTSIVKKIPGLRSVWFSCLAPGSHILAHTGNDATMLRCHLGLIVPGDAVMAVGSHRVSPNDFKDVDRFLPLLAEGNDSLPARLLRDALPEAERRALEGRSSLSVERTEDPEGTWKLLWAVAEALNTRIEQPGFCLPYRDATPHPASPVFDETFARLQAQGVLTAKGEAAPAALASESGREELHYLNTLFFIERAFPEVLAKSPRVRREFISWEEGRCFVFDDTQYHEVWQRSDRNRVILNVDVDRETYA; translated from the coding sequence ATGAACTTCTACCCGAAGCACCTCTTCCCCTTCACGCAGGAGCTGGAAGCGAACTACCCGGCCATTCGCGCGGAGGCGGAGCGGCAGATCGAAGCCCGGTTCAAGCCGTACGCCTATTCGGACGTGTACACGGCCGGGTGGACCACGTTGGACCTGCTGTACCACGACAACCGGTTGGACGTGCGCAACCGCCCGCGCTTCACCGTGTCCGACTGCACGGATCCGCTCCAGCTCTTCACCGTGCTGCTGGGCGATCCGACCTCGTTCGAATCGGGCCTGCTCCAGGCGCGCCTGGGCGAGGAGACGATGCGCGAGCTGTCCTCGTACACCTCGCCGCACGACTGCACGCCCTCGATGATCGACCGGCTGGTGGCCGGCATGAACGCGGTGGTGGCGGACGCCGGCTTCTTCGTGGAGCACCAGCGGCGGCTCACCCTGGATGACCGCGCCCCGCGCTCGCGCGAGCGGCTGGCGAAGCTGCTGGCGGCCGGCCGGCTGGTGCAGCGCGACGGCCAGTACGCGCTGGGACGGGTGGAGGACGACGAAGCCCGGGAGCAGCTGCGCTGGCTCCACGTCGCGGTGCTGGAGGAGGTCGTCTACCCCAGCTTCCTGAAGAAGGGCGGCCTCACCGAATTCAAGGACGTGACGGACGCGTGCCCGGTGACGACGTCCATCGTGAAGAAGATCCCCGGCCTGCGCAGCGTCTGGTTCTCCTGCCTCGCGCCCGGCTCCCACATCCTGGCGCACACGGGCAACGACGCCACGATGCTCCGTTGCCACCTGGGCCTCATCGTCCCGGGCGACGCGGTGATGGCCGTCGGTTCGCACCGCGTGTCGCCCAACGACTTCAAGGACGTGGATCGCTTCCTGCCGCTCCTGGCCGAGGGCAACGACAGCCTGCCCGCGCGGCTGCTGCGGGACGCGCTGCCGGAGGCGGAGCGGCGCGCGCTCGAAGGACGCTCCTCGCTCTCGGTGGAGCGGACGGAGGATCCGGAGGGGACCTGGAAGCTGCTGTGGGCCGTGGCGGAGGCCCTCAACACGCGCATCGAGCAGCCGGGCTTCTGCCTGCCGTACCGGGACGCGACGCCGCACCCCGCCTCGCCGGTGTTCGACGAGACCTTCGCCCGGCTCCAGGCGCAGGGCGTGCTCACGGCGAAGGGTGAGGCCGCGCCCGCCGCGCTGGCGTCGGAGTCCGGCCGCGAGGAGCTGCACTACCTCAACACGCTCTTCTTCATTGAGCGCGCGTTCCCGGAGGTCCTCGCCAAGTCGCCGCGCGTGCGGCGGGAGTTCATCTCCTGGGAGGAGGGGCGCTGCTTCGTCTTCGACGACACCCAGTACCACGAGGTGTGGCAGCGCTCGGATCGCAACCGGGTCATCTTGAACGTCGACGTGGACCGCGAAACCTACGCCTGA
- a CDS encoding DUF5916 domain-containing protein yields the protein MTRVVRFGRGWLAGLWLALAWPAQAAEGPRAPAVFRAARTEVAVAVDGVLDEPAWAAAPVYSDFVQSFPTPGAEPGERTEVRILHDERNLYVGITALDRQPALIRRSLGRRDAIPPSDMVTVMVDSLKDRATAYLFSINAGGTLEDARLTEDTTEAKDWDAVWEGEATVTQEGWTAELRVPLSVLRFPEAPVQTWGFHVRRLMSRTHEQVDSTVIPREANALVSRFADFQGLEGVRHQRRLMLTPYVASRVTASRAAVPLGGASSVEPSADVGLDFQAALASDLSLTGTFNPDFGQVEADELLVNLSTSEVFFPEKRPFFLEGLELFQPVGAQAGRSAQTLFYSRRVGLDQPLLGAVKLVGTVSDGVQVGLLNAVSLGAPALGTAPARGYRFQWARPLHFASQATLPRVVPPPMNSLAGVLRAEVAEGQQLGLMVTAASPLSSKCQGTPLPDDPPCVARGGQAAAADFRLRTADGVFAVSGLVDASRVTGGGPEGLLLRDGTLLRPGDMGFGAYLRGGKLGGEPWRTTLTYEYESPTLDLNASGFQPLQNQQKVSAHVQYGRGSRWGIFPELWLGVRAQGGWSTDARGLPLSRGLDLTLEGVLPDFSTLFCDAGVEVDRRDLREIPERGLAYELPDFGYLTCGLETDPLRPLALKLEGYVDRTTQNGASPGRVGKALSAGVSWRPMPRLQTDVDVSYEATQDGPRWTGETEDGRLLFAELVPRFLTLTFKQLVVVTPRLTLQARVQLLTGLGPYGPFYAARIPEDGTVRLRDLQPVTDVEDPSFHTAALNVNVVARWEYHVGSTLYFIYSRAQEEPLLEGTDAGRRSLGPQGLGLGPRSDTVLLKASYAW from the coding sequence GTGACGCGGGTGGTGAGGTTCGGACGGGGGTGGCTGGCGGGGCTCTGGCTCGCGCTGGCGTGGCCGGCCCAGGCGGCGGAGGGCCCGCGTGCGCCCGCCGTCTTCCGGGCGGCGCGCACGGAGGTCGCCGTGGCGGTGGACGGGGTGCTGGACGAGCCCGCGTGGGCCGCGGCGCCGGTGTACTCGGACTTCGTGCAGAGCTTCCCCACGCCGGGAGCCGAGCCCGGCGAGCGCACCGAGGTGCGCATCCTCCACGACGAGCGCAACCTCTACGTGGGCATCACCGCGTTGGATCGCCAGCCCGCCCTCATCCGCCGGAGCCTGGGCCGGCGCGACGCCATCCCGCCATCGGACATGGTGACGGTGATGGTGGACAGCCTGAAGGACAGGGCCACCGCCTACCTCTTCTCCATCAACGCTGGCGGCACGCTGGAGGACGCGCGGCTCACCGAGGACACCACCGAGGCGAAGGACTGGGACGCCGTCTGGGAGGGAGAGGCCACCGTCACGCAGGAAGGATGGACCGCGGAGCTGCGCGTGCCCCTGTCCGTCCTGCGCTTCCCGGAGGCGCCGGTGCAGACGTGGGGCTTCCACGTCCGCCGGTTGATGTCCCGGACGCACGAGCAGGTGGACTCCACCGTCATCCCGCGCGAGGCCAACGCGCTCGTGTCGCGCTTCGCGGACTTCCAGGGGCTGGAGGGCGTGCGCCACCAGCGGAGGCTGATGTTGACGCCCTACGTGGCCAGCCGGGTCACCGCGAGCCGCGCCGCCGTACCGCTGGGCGGGGCGTCGTCGGTGGAGCCGTCCGCGGACGTGGGGCTGGACTTCCAGGCCGCGCTCGCCAGCGACCTGTCGCTCACGGGCACGTTCAACCCGGACTTCGGCCAGGTGGAGGCGGACGAGCTGTTGGTGAACCTGAGCACGTCGGAGGTGTTCTTCCCGGAGAAGCGTCCCTTCTTCCTGGAGGGGCTGGAGCTGTTCCAGCCGGTGGGCGCGCAGGCGGGGCGCTCCGCGCAGACGCTCTTCTATTCGCGGCGCGTGGGCCTGGATCAGCCGCTGTTGGGCGCGGTGAAGCTGGTGGGCACCGTGAGCGACGGCGTGCAGGTGGGGCTCTTGAACGCCGTCTCCCTGGGCGCCCCGGCGCTGGGGACCGCCCCGGCGCGGGGCTACCGCTTCCAGTGGGCGCGCCCGCTGCACTTCGCCTCGCAGGCCACGCTGCCGCGCGTGGTGCCGCCGCCCATGAACTCGCTGGCGGGCGTGCTGCGCGCGGAGGTGGCGGAGGGCCAGCAGCTGGGCCTGATGGTGACGGCGGCGAGCCCGCTGTCCTCGAAGTGCCAGGGCACGCCGCTGCCGGACGACCCTCCGTGTGTCGCGCGAGGCGGACAGGCGGCGGCGGCGGACTTCCGGCTGCGCACGGCGGACGGCGTCTTCGCCGTGTCCGGGCTGGTGGACGCGTCGCGGGTGACGGGCGGGGGCCCGGAGGGGCTGCTCCTGCGCGACGGGACGCTGCTGCGCCCGGGGGACATGGGCTTCGGGGCCTACCTGCGCGGCGGGAAGCTGGGCGGTGAGCCGTGGCGCACGACGCTGACGTACGAGTACGAGTCGCCCACGCTGGACCTGAACGCGTCCGGCTTCCAGCCGCTCCAGAACCAGCAGAAGGTGTCGGCCCACGTGCAGTACGGGCGCGGTTCGCGGTGGGGCATCTTCCCGGAGCTGTGGCTGGGCGTGCGGGCGCAGGGGGGCTGGTCCACGGATGCGCGGGGGCTGCCGCTGTCGCGCGGGCTGGACCTGACGTTGGAGGGCGTGCTGCCGGACTTCAGCACGCTGTTCTGTGACGCGGGCGTGGAGGTGGATCGCCGCGACCTGCGGGAGATTCCGGAGCGGGGGCTGGCGTACGAGCTGCCGGACTTCGGCTACCTCACCTGCGGGCTGGAGACGGATCCGCTGCGGCCGCTGGCCCTGAAGCTGGAGGGCTACGTGGACCGCACCACCCAAAACGGCGCCTCGCCGGGCCGGGTGGGCAAGGCCCTGAGCGCGGGCGTGTCGTGGCGTCCCATGCCCCGGCTCCAGACGGACGTGGACGTGTCGTACGAGGCCACGCAGGACGGCCCCCGGTGGACGGGGGAGACGGAGGATGGACGGCTGCTCTTCGCGGAGCTGGTGCCGCGCTTCCTCACGCTGACGTTCAAGCAGCTCGTGGTCGTCACGCCCCGGCTCACCCTTCAGGCGCGGGTGCAGCTGCTCACGGGCCTGGGCCCGTACGGCCCCTTCTACGCGGCGCGGATCCCCGAGGACGGGACGGTGCGGCTGCGCGACCTCCAGCCGGTGACGGACGTGGAGGACCCCAGCTTCCACACGGCGGCGCTCAACGTGAACGTGGTGGCGCGGTGGGAGTACCACGTGGGCTCCACGCTCTATTTCATCTACTCGCGGGCCCAGGAGGAGCCGCTCCTGGAGGGGACGGACGCGGGCCGGAGGTCGCTCGGGCCGCAGGGGCTGGGGCTGGGGCCGCGCTCGGACACGGTGTTGC